A stretch of the Natribaculum luteum genome encodes the following:
- a CDS encoding cryptochrome/photolyase family protein yields MRLHWHRRDLRVTDNPALAGDDRLLPVFVHDPAILAYGAPPVVSFLLDALDSLREQYRERGGELLLVRGDPSAVLPALAAACDADAVSWNRDYSGLASERDRAVAAALADAGVSVDVEQFGGTLLHEPEHITTDDGSHYSVFSDFWQEWRNREKATPVAAPGRGDVVDPRDSLDEEWLAEDSSAAGSLPSLADLGFDDPEADVQPAGTDAAHDLLADFREDTIYRYGDDREYPSRESTSRLSPHLKFGTVGVRTVWNATEDAAAAASDEDARESVEAFRRRLAWREFYAHVLDARPDVVTENYREYPNEIQWRDDPEGLQAWKDGETGYPIVDAGMRQLCAEAWVHNRVRMVAASFLTKDLLIDWREGYDWYRQKLADHDTAHAAGGWQWAASTGTNAQPYFRVLDPTSQSEEYDPDGEYVREYVPELRDAPTDAIHEWPTLDDETRAAIAPDYPDPIVDLGEHRERAIAAFEAARGDG; encoded by the coding sequence CTGCGACTCCACTGGCACCGCCGTGACCTTCGTGTGACCGACAACCCGGCACTGGCGGGCGACGACCGCCTTCTCCCGGTGTTCGTCCACGATCCCGCGATACTCGCCTACGGCGCGCCGCCCGTGGTGTCGTTCTTGCTCGATGCGCTCGACTCATTGCGCGAGCAGTATCGCGAGCGCGGCGGCGAACTGCTCCTCGTCCGTGGTGACCCAAGCGCGGTGCTTCCCGCACTCGCCGCGGCCTGCGACGCCGATGCGGTCTCCTGGAACCGCGACTACTCCGGACTGGCGAGCGAACGCGACCGTGCGGTCGCGGCGGCACTCGCCGACGCCGGCGTCAGCGTCGACGTCGAGCAGTTCGGCGGCACTCTTCTCCACGAACCAGAGCACATCACGACGGACGACGGGAGTCACTACTCTGTCTTCTCGGACTTCTGGCAGGAGTGGCGCAACCGGGAGAAGGCCACCCCCGTCGCCGCGCCGGGTCGCGGTGACGTTGTCGACCCCCGCGACAGCCTCGACGAGGAGTGGCTCGCCGAGGATTCCAGTGCCGCCGGCTCGCTACCGTCACTCGCCGACCTGGGCTTCGACGATCCCGAAGCCGACGTGCAGCCAGCGGGCACCGACGCCGCCCACGACCTACTCGCCGACTTCCGCGAGGACACTATCTACCGCTACGGGGACGACCGAGAGTACCCTTCCCGGGAGTCGACCTCGCGCCTCTCGCCGCACCTGAAGTTCGGGACAGTCGGCGTCCGGACGGTCTGGAACGCCACTGAAGACGCGGCGGCCGCCGCTAGCGACGAGGACGCCCGGGAGTCGGTCGAGGCGTTCCGGCGACGCCTTGCCTGGCGGGAGTTCTACGCGCACGTGCTTGACGCGCGTCCCGACGTAGTTACCGAGAACTACCGTGAGTACCCGAACGAAATCCAGTGGCGCGACGACCCTGAGGGGCTCCAGGCGTGGAAGGACGGCGAGACGGGATATCCGATCGTCGACGCCGGGATGCGGCAGTTGTGCGCCGAGGCGTGGGTTCACAATCGCGTCCGGATGGTGGCCGCCTCGTTCCTCACGAAGGACCTGCTGATAGACTGGCGCGAGGGGTACGACTGGTACCGTCAAAAGCTTGCGGACCACGACACTGCCCACGCCGCCGGCGGCTGGCAGTGGGCTGCCTCGACGGGAACGAACGCTCAGCCGTATTTCCGGGTCCTCGACCCCACGAGCCAGTCCGAAGAGTACGACCCGGACGGAGAGTACGTCAGAGAATACGTCCCCGAACTCCGGGATGCGCCGACCGACGCCATCCACGAGTGGCCCACGCTGGATGACGAGACACGCGCTGCCATTGCGCCCGACTACCCCGATCCCATCGTCGACCTCGGCGAGCACCGCGAGCGCGCAATCGCGGCGTTCGAGGCCGCGCGCGGCGACGGCTGA
- a CDS encoding acetyl-CoA carboxylase biotin carboxylase subunit, with the protein MFDTVLVANRGEIAVRVIQAAQELGIETVAIYSDADETAKHVRHADVAAHVGPSVARKSYLEQEAILEAARETGADAIHPGYGFLAESESFARCVEEAEGITWIGPPADVMAEFGEKTESRAIMQDAGVPVVPGTSGTVDSPAEVRAFADEHGYPVAIKADGGGGGRGLKVVEDESEIEAALEEARREGEAYFGNPAVYVEKFLENPRHVEVQVLVDAHGNARHLYERDCSVQRRQQKLIEETPSPSLDEQTREELCAAARQGVSEAGYVNAGTVEFLYEAADNDFYFLEVNARIQVEHTITEAVTGIDVVKQQLHIAAGEELTFTQADVEPRGAAMEFRINAEDPRNDFAPTPGTLETYRPPTGMGVRVDDGVDQGDRISPYYDSLIGKYVVSGQDREEVLARSRRVLEEAEIDGVSTTIPFHLAVLADEQFRENEHTTKYLDEQFDGLE; encoded by the coding sequence ATGTTCGATACGGTCCTCGTCGCCAACCGCGGGGAGATTGCGGTTCGGGTGATACAGGCTGCCCAGGAGCTGGGTATCGAGACGGTCGCGATCTACAGCGACGCCGACGAGACGGCGAAACACGTCCGCCACGCCGACGTCGCCGCCCACGTCGGCCCGTCGGTCGCCAGAAAGAGTTACCTCGAGCAGGAGGCCATCCTCGAGGCAGCCCGCGAGACGGGTGCGGACGCGATCCACCCCGGATACGGCTTTCTCGCCGAGAGCGAGTCGTTCGCCCGCTGCGTCGAGGAGGCAGAAGGAATTACCTGGATCGGCCCGCCGGCGGACGTGATGGCCGAATTCGGCGAGAAGACGGAGTCTCGAGCCATCATGCAGGACGCGGGCGTCCCGGTCGTCCCCGGGACGTCTGGCACCGTCGACTCGCCCGCGGAGGTTCGGGCGTTCGCCGACGAACACGGCTATCCCGTCGCGATCAAAGCCGACGGCGGCGGCGGCGGACGCGGGCTGAAGGTCGTCGAAGACGAGAGCGAGATCGAGGCGGCACTCGAGGAGGCACGCCGGGAAGGTGAGGCCTACTTCGGCAACCCGGCAGTCTACGTGGAGAAGTTCCTCGAGAACCCGCGCCACGTCGAGGTGCAGGTCCTCGTCGACGCTCACGGGAACGCCAGACACCTCTACGAGCGGGACTGCTCGGTCCAGCGTCGCCAGCAGAAACTCATCGAGGAGACGCCGTCGCCGTCGCTGGACGAACAGACGCGCGAGGAGCTCTGTGCGGCCGCCCGGCAGGGCGTCTCCGAGGCTGGCTACGTCAATGCGGGAACCGTCGAGTTCCTCTACGAGGCGGCCGACAACGACTTCTACTTCCTCGAGGTCAACGCCCGAATCCAGGTCGAACACACCATCACGGAGGCCGTGACGGGCATCGACGTCGTCAAGCAACAGCTCCACATTGCGGCGGGCGAGGAACTCACATTTACCCAGGCGGACGTCGAACCGCGCGGTGCGGCGATGGAGTTTCGGATCAACGCCGAGGATCCGCGAAATGACTTTGCGCCGACGCCGGGGACGCTCGAGACGTACCGGCCGCCGACCGGGATGGGCGTCCGCGTCGACGACGGCGTCGACCAGGGCGACCGGATCAGCCCGTACTACGACTCGCTGATCGGCAAATACGTCGTCTCCGGCCAGGACCGCGAGGAAGTGCTCGCACGGAGCCGTCGCGTCCTCGAGGAGGCGGAGATCGACGGCGTCTCGACGACGATTCCGTTCCACCTCGCGGTGCTCGCGGACGAACAGTTCCGGGAGAACGAACACACGACGAAGTACCTCGACGAGCAGTTCGACGGCCTCGAGTGA
- a CDS encoding VWA domain-containing protein: MVTGTIAPVLAMDAAPERVESDVNADRPPEAILERDEVDNLTEGGPTLQKTWARFLLTHGSQSNTDADADALAHLNESIEYATGPSRVSGAAAFDHSASAVESLSLTGEQETDELRILAGHLVVSADNETAAKRIADARWALEHTRGDLHTGVERSATAHIRNAERAYDRAQTRIEDADADDFETQASAINQYRIAWLQATKALDAIDAATPPEVTITTRGDPPRNGSESITGEIRGTVFDVRPETLTNATVTVGGNETKTVPLETSGSRANATFATNVTLHERITSVEVEVVDRVSESSGDDEQSKRGGNAGNGNGNGNGNGNGKSSTNDRGAGGAPAGKSDGPQVDTDVVLFDGDGLPDTYETEVVGTDPHDPDSDSPNVDEDVGDNGVIDGLEDFDDDNVTNYHEGRFDTDPFAADTDGDGLPDRFEVQYPTLDQTSADTDDDGVTDAEWDVDDDGVTDAEWDVDDDGLTNYEEYEAGTNPLLADEDGDGLNDSRELEVGTDPRDPDTDGDGLLDGEEIELGTDPLVADTDGDGVDDGNATHTTSASNDSLGVDVAVTGPGNLAEGVTIDPNDDQRFETHGVENASVSPVIELESEREFDRANVTVAYDETAVDDGEADELAVFRFNETTQTFEPLPSTVDPENGTITGETTQFSTFVVFHVPNWVAQFEATEPVDGGTGGNVSETQPVDTMFVVDTSGSMGWNDPNGYRKTAAKRFVGALIDGDRAGVVDFDSYATVTQDLSGDFDAVNDSIDRLGASGGTNIGAGLREANRHFDAKSNDSRSKVTILLTDGDGSGGRAEAEAAAERNITIYTIGFGSPNEAKLKAIASETNGTYYEVDSAEDLPDVFSRVAENTTGGTDTDGDGLPDEVEATGLRTGWAEYVYTDPYDADTDGDGLDDGEEIERRVTVDVNRSGYQYNYTYYELRSDPSKLDSDGDGLDDYTETREPTTVVHTTDPDATRAVTEAGGENADAIDGEYETYEVYTDPLEADTDGDGLDDARERALATDPMDRDTDGDGIADADELEGVGDPTLYDALPPEIDVRSSGYHIPEMSLDTTYWVYVHIRDPAGVERAALVKDGNEEKTETYDGDTEVYDTLEFTEELAESETDVDTSSVTSTFISFGSKATETVGSVAESVGDTTAGTTVYVESSDTNGNGHQVVGVQRANFYSEAAGSLYTGTLIDQAVASEFGTISGFSSSLGVVFQDVSQLIDDPASVVEGVQALLSLVEEEQLGAAETLVEAMVQGVEQKQALNNPYGSLEEKEHPALYDTFRVNWYEGYAGGFLVKTALGGATSSSAKATIKSTDAVQDVSSRLADTRALRALSRVEDAKDAAKARATARILLAVDGDAAEPLLSQADTAGSAYRLWRHQRAMDADVDKLSEIGQERLAQTLSNADADAQSAIRRMDQDALDDLTGLDVDPTVRAGLAPKFAELDAAKRQQLTQALSDNSEAAENVARLDTDGTRDALEFYCGSGATPKISGAGVSAIGDGRFYSIQPALKEGCTIQTDFDSPMWKVDSDVRDSLNKRLETEEFTRLVRSDVDSNALEATDDLDTVSAVKRTDGELVIEGEKHGIDVKMTYPDNQESFYTTNSDTVDSIEDLRDMSSQKIGADVVEEEIVPKLIEQRDGYELLYAEQKGGTDAGIDLISKDSDGNYIITEVKFTRSRETPGKGMMDSYRGDYRQMTDEWIEDSFEKEIDESELSEYESVRNVIEINSYKKETIVVQDSSTSRSITEGLTDFELDDVTVVRTGGVTR; encoded by the coding sequence ATGGTAACAGGGACTATCGCGCCCGTCCTCGCGATGGACGCTGCCCCGGAGAGGGTAGAGTCGGACGTGAATGCTGATCGGCCACCGGAAGCTATTCTCGAGCGTGACGAGGTCGACAACCTGACCGAGGGGGGGCCGACGCTCCAGAAGACGTGGGCACGATTCCTGCTCACGCACGGCTCGCAGTCGAATACTGATGCGGACGCAGACGCACTCGCCCACCTCAACGAGTCGATCGAATACGCGACTGGGCCGAGTCGGGTATCGGGCGCGGCGGCGTTCGACCACTCTGCGAGCGCCGTCGAATCGCTGTCGCTGACCGGTGAGCAGGAGACCGACGAACTGCGGATTCTGGCCGGTCACCTCGTCGTCTCTGCAGACAACGAGACTGCAGCAAAACGGATTGCAGACGCCCGGTGGGCACTCGAGCACACCCGCGGAGACCTTCACACGGGCGTCGAACGGAGTGCGACGGCACACATCCGGAACGCCGAACGCGCGTACGATCGCGCCCAGACGCGGATCGAAGACGCCGACGCGGACGATTTCGAGACGCAGGCGAGCGCGATCAACCAGTATCGGATCGCCTGGCTGCAGGCGACGAAGGCGCTCGACGCGATCGACGCCGCGACGCCCCCCGAAGTGACGATCACGACCCGTGGGGACCCACCGCGTAACGGCAGTGAGTCGATCACGGGCGAGATTCGAGGGACCGTCTTCGACGTTCGTCCCGAGACGTTGACCAACGCGACGGTAACGGTCGGCGGAAACGAGACGAAGACCGTTCCGCTCGAGACCAGTGGTAGCCGCGCCAACGCCACGTTCGCGACGAACGTGACGCTCCACGAGCGGATCACGTCGGTCGAAGTCGAAGTCGTCGACCGCGTCTCGGAGAGCAGCGGGGACGACGAGCAATCCAAGCGCGGTGGAAACGCCGGGAACGGGAACGGGAACGGGAACGGGAACGGGAACGGGAAATCCAGTACAAACGACCGTGGTGCCGGCGGAGCACCGGCCGGCAAATCCGACGGTCCCCAGGTCGACACCGACGTCGTTCTCTTCGACGGCGACGGACTGCCAGATACGTACGAAACCGAGGTCGTCGGGACCGATCCGCACGATCCAGACAGCGACTCGCCGAACGTCGACGAGGACGTCGGCGACAACGGGGTCATCGACGGCCTCGAGGACTTCGACGACGACAACGTCACCAACTATCACGAGGGCCGGTTCGACACCGACCCGTTCGCGGCCGACACCGACGGTGACGGGCTTCCCGACCGTTTCGAAGTCCAGTACCCGACGCTCGACCAGACGAGTGCAGACACCGACGACGACGGGGTCACCGATGCCGAGTGGGACGTCGACGACGACGGGGTCACCGATGCCGAGTGGGACGTCGACGACGACGGGTTGACGAACTACGAGGAGTACGAAGCCGGGACCAATCCACTTCTGGCCGACGAGGACGGAGACGGATTGAACGATAGTCGTGAACTCGAGGTCGGAACCGATCCACGAGATCCCGACACCGACGGTGACGGCCTGCTCGACGGCGAGGAGATCGAACTCGGGACCGATCCGCTGGTCGCCGACACCGACGGCGACGGCGTCGACGACGGCAACGCCACCCACACGACGAGCGCGAGCAACGACTCGCTCGGCGTCGACGTCGCCGTAACCGGCCCGGGGAACCTCGCGGAGGGCGTGACGATCGACCCGAACGACGACCAGCGGTTCGAGACCCACGGCGTCGAGAACGCCAGCGTCTCGCCGGTGATCGAACTCGAGTCCGAGCGGGAGTTCGACCGCGCGAACGTCACCGTCGCGTACGACGAGACGGCCGTCGACGACGGCGAGGCGGACGAACTGGCGGTGTTCCGATTCAACGAGACCACACAGACGTTCGAACCGCTTCCCTCGACGGTCGATCCCGAGAACGGAACGATCACGGGAGAGACCACACAGTTCTCGACGTTCGTCGTCTTCCACGTGCCGAACTGGGTCGCCCAGTTCGAGGCGACAGAGCCGGTCGACGGGGGTACTGGTGGGAACGTCTCCGAGACCCAGCCCGTCGACACGATGTTCGTCGTCGACACCTCGGGTTCGATGGGCTGGAACGATCCGAACGGGTACCGGAAGACCGCAGCGAAGCGGTTCGTCGGCGCGCTGATCGACGGCGATCGGGCCGGGGTCGTCGACTTCGACAGTTACGCGACGGTCACGCAGGATCTTTCGGGCGATTTCGACGCCGTCAACGACAGTATCGACCGACTCGGTGCCTCCGGTGGGACGAACATCGGTGCTGGACTCCGCGAAGCGAACCGCCACTTCGACGCCAAGAGCAACGATTCACGCTCGAAAGTGACGATTTTGCTCACCGATGGTGACGGAAGCGGCGGCAGAGCCGAGGCGGAAGCCGCCGCCGAGCGGAATATCACGATCTACACGATCGGGTTTGGATCGCCCAACGAAGCGAAACTGAAGGCGATCGCGAGCGAGACCAACGGGACGTACTACGAAGTCGATAGTGCCGAAGACCTCCCCGACGTGTTCTCGCGAGTTGCCGAGAACACGACTGGCGGGACCGATACCGACGGCGATGGACTGCCGGACGAGGTCGAGGCGACGGGTCTTCGAACCGGCTGGGCGGAGTACGTCTACACCGACCCGTACGACGCCGACACCGACGGCGACGGCCTCGACGACGGAGAAGAGATCGAACGCAGGGTCACTGTCGACGTCAACCGGTCCGGGTACCAGTACAACTACACCTACTACGAACTCCGGAGCGATCCGTCGAAGCTCGACTCTGACGGAGACGGTCTCGACGACTACACGGAGACGCGTGAGCCGACGACCGTCGTCCACACGACCGATCCCGACGCGACGAGGGCGGTCACCGAAGCCGGCGGCGAGAACGCCGACGCGATCGACGGCGAGTACGAAACGTACGAGGTGTACACCGATCCGCTAGAAGCGGACACCGACGGCGACGGCCTCGACGACGCTCGCGAACGCGCACTCGCGACGGACCCGATGGATCGGGATACCGACGGCGACGGCATCGCCGACGCGGACGAACTCGAGGGCGTCGGTGATCCGACGCTGTACGATGCCCTGCCGCCGGAGATCGACGTCCGGAGCTCGGGGTATCACATCCCCGAGATGAGCCTCGACACCACCTACTGGGTCTACGTCCACATCCGCGACCCGGCAGGCGTCGAACGCGCCGCACTGGTGAAAGACGGCAACGAGGAGAAAACCGAAACCTACGACGGCGACACAGAGGTCTACGACACCCTCGAGTTCACCGAGGAACTCGCCGAGTCGGAGACCGACGTCGACACGAGTAGCGTCACGTCGACGTTCATCTCGTTCGGTTCGAAGGCCACGGAAACGGTCGGAAGCGTCGCCGAATCCGTCGGTGACACGACGGCCGGGACGACGGTCTACGTCGAGAGCAGCGACACAAACGGCAACGGCCACCAGGTCGTCGGCGTCCAGCGGGCGAACTTCTACAGTGAGGCAGCCGGGAGCCTCTACACCGGGACGCTCATCGACCAGGCCGTCGCCAGCGAGTTCGGTACGATTTCGGGCTTTTCCTCGAGTCTCGGCGTCGTCTTCCAGGACGTCTCCCAGCTCATCGACGACCCCGCCTCCGTCGTCGAGGGGGTCCAGGCGCTCCTGTCGCTGGTCGAAGAGGAGCAACTCGGGGCCGCCGAGACGCTGGTCGAGGCGATGGTCCAGGGCGTCGAGCAAAAGCAGGCGCTGAACAATCCCTACGGCTCACTCGAGGAGAAAGAGCATCCCGCACTGTACGACACGTTCCGGGTGAACTGGTACGAGGGCTACGCCGGCGGCTTCCTCGTCAAGACCGCACTCGGTGGCGCGACCTCGAGTAGCGCCAAAGCGACGATCAAGAGTACGGATGCCGTCCAGGACGTCAGCTCGAGGCTGGCCGATACCCGGGCACTTCGGGCACTCTCGCGCGTCGAGGATGCGAAAGACGCCGCGAAGGCCCGTGCGACCGCCCGCATTCTGCTCGCTGTCGACGGTGACGCTGCCGAGCCGCTGTTGAGTCAGGCCGATACTGCTGGCAGTGCATACCGGCTCTGGCGTCACCAGCGGGCGATGGACGCGGACGTGGACAAACTATCTGAGATCGGACAAGAGAGGTTGGCGCAGACGCTCTCGAACGCGGATGCTGATGCCCAGTCTGCGATTCGCCGAATGGATCAAGACGCGCTAGACGATTTGACGGGTCTGGATGTCGATCCGACCGTCCGCGCGGGGTTAGCGCCCAAATTTGCGGAGTTGGACGCAGCAAAGCGCCAGCAGCTGACGCAAGCACTCTCCGATAATTCAGAGGCCGCAGAGAACGTCGCACGACTTGATACTGATGGGACCCGTGATGCACTCGAGTTCTACTGTGGTAGTGGGGCCACTCCAAAAATCAGTGGCGCAGGTGTATCAGCAATCGGAGACGGTCGCTTCTACAGTATCCAACCTGCGCTCAAGGAAGGTTGTACGATCCAGACCGATTTCGACTCGCCGATGTGGAAGGTTGATTCTGACGTCCGAGATTCTCTCAATAAGCGCCTAGAAACCGAAGAGTTCACTCGTCTCGTCAGAAGCGATGTCGATTCAAACGCGCTGGAGGCCACCGACGACCTGGATACGGTTTCAGCTGTGAAACGAACTGACGGTGAGCTTGTGATCGAAGGAGAAAAGCATGGTATCGACGTGAAAATGACTTATCCGGACAATCAGGAAAGCTTCTATACAACAAATAGTGATACTGTGGATTCGATCGAGGACCTTCGTGACATGAGCAGTCAGAAAATTGGTGCAGACGTGGTCGAAGAGGAGATCGTACCGAAACTCATCGAACAGCGAGATGGCTACGAACTCCTTTATGCGGAGCAGAAAGGTGGGACAGACGCTGGGATCGATCTCATATCAAAGGACAGTGATGGAAATTACATAATTACGGAAGTCAAATTCACACGTTCAAGAGAGACACCAGGAAAGGGAATGATGGACTCGTATCGGGGTGACTATCGTCAGATGACCGACGAATGGATCGAGGATAGCTTCGAAAAAGAAATTGATGAGAGCGAGTTGAGTGAGTACGAGAGTGTGCGAAACGTAATCGAGATCAATTCATATAAGAAAGAAACAATTGTCGTTCAGGATAGTTCCACATCACGGTCGATCACCGAAGGGCTCACAGATTTCGAACTCGATGATGTGACTGTCGTCCGAACCGGTGGTGTGACACGATGA